One Candidatus Limnocylindrales bacterium genomic window carries:
- a CDS encoding VacJ family lipoprotein has protein sequence MTAHCRGRAAARQAVAMVTIVAVLAVLSPAARAAEQEEPGAEADTYATPTTDNDPLRAINRPIFAFNEAADRYVLEPVARGYDFLLPDRVQGWVNNFFWNLRFPMVATNCLLQGKPDEAITSMSRFIINTSVGVLGFGDPATRLGMPQPWEDFGQTLGVWGVPTGPYLVLPLFGPSNFRDGVGIAADSAARIWPYYVDWWVSLGVSLVEGINLRSVYLDEVEQARERALDYYVFTRDAYLQRRQALIDDRLKFGEYNEYSAPPPAAGDDLYTLPEEN, from the coding sequence ATGACAGCTCATTGTCGAGGTCGGGCGGCCGCGCGCCAAGCGGTGGCGATGGTGACCATCGTCGCCGTGCTCGCCGTGCTCTCGCCGGCAGCTCGCGCTGCCGAGCAGGAGGAGCCCGGCGCCGAGGCCGATACCTATGCAACGCCGACGACCGACAACGATCCGTTGCGCGCGATCAATCGGCCGATCTTCGCATTCAACGAAGCTGCCGACCGCTACGTGCTCGAGCCGGTGGCGCGCGGCTATGATTTTTTGCTGCCCGACCGCGTCCAAGGCTGGGTGAACAACTTCTTCTGGAACCTGCGCTTCCCGATGGTGGCCACCAACTGCCTGCTGCAGGGCAAGCCCGACGAGGCCATCACCAGCATGAGCCGGTTCATCATCAACACGTCGGTCGGCGTCCTGGGCTTCGGTGATCCTGCCACGCGGCTCGGCATGCCCCAGCCGTGGGAGGACTTCGGCCAGACGCTCGGCGTGTGGGGAGTGCCCACCGGGCCGTACCTGGTGCTGCCGCTGTTCGGCCCGTCCAACTTCCGCGACGGTGTCGGCATCGCCGCCGATTCTGCCGCGCGCATCTGGCCCTACTACGTCGACTGGTGGGTCAGCCTCGGCGTCAGTCTGGTCGAGGGCATCAATCTGCGTTCCGTCTATCTGGACGAGGTCGAGCAGGCGCGTGAGCGCGCGCTCGACTACTACGTCTTCACCCGCGACGCGTACCTGCAGCGGCGGCAGGCGCTGATCGACGACCGGCTGAAATTCGGCGAATACAACGAATACTCGGCGCCGCCGCCTGCGGCCGGCGACGACCTCTACACATTGCCCGAGGAGAACTGA
- the mlaD gene encoding outer membrane lipid asymmetry maintenance protein MlaD, which translates to MNESATRDFLVGLFVLAGLAALAFLSFSIGGLRYTGKGGLPVYATFDQIAGLKPKAPVEIAGVKVGAVTGISLDETYRARVDMDLDADLKLPVDSSAAIVTAGLLGDRYIQLSPGAEDRHLAPGEQIPYTENALVMERLIGKFLVNVGDSGSEKPAGGGGTGAPTAPAE; encoded by the coding sequence ATGAACGAATCGGCGACGCGCGACTTCCTGGTCGGCCTGTTCGTGCTGGCGGGGCTGGCTGCGCTGGCTTTCCTCTCCTTCTCGATCGGTGGGCTGCGTTACACGGGCAAAGGCGGCCTGCCCGTCTATGCGACCTTCGACCAGATCGCAGGGCTCAAGCCGAAGGCGCCCGTCGAGATCGCGGGCGTCAAGGTCGGAGCCGTGACGGGCATTTCCCTGGACGAGACCTACCGTGCCCGCGTCGACATGGATCTCGACGCGGACCTCAAGCTGCCCGTGGACAGCTCGGCGGCCATCGTCACCGCCGGTCTGCTGGGCGATCGCTACATCCAGCTTTCGCCCGGCGCAGAGGACCGTCATCTGGCGCCGGGCGAGCAGATTCCATACACAGAGAACGCGCTGGTAATGGAGAGGCTGATCGGCAAGTTTCTCGTCAACGTCGGCGACTCCGGCAGCGAAAAGCCGGCAGGCGGCGGCGGCACGGGCGCTCCGACGGCGCCAGCCGAGTAG